In a single window of the Coleofasciculus sp. FACHB-T130 genome:
- a CDS encoding family 2 glycosyl transferase gives MFWELRIQYANGNEKVLRTCKNRETALRYIDAIYSQGYPMHVAFLVRPALDGQALQPA, from the coding sequence ATGTTCTGGGAATTACGCATCCAATACGCCAACGGCAACGAGAAAGTTTTACGCACCTGCAAAAATCGAGAAACAGCCCTGCGGTACATCGATGCGATCTACTCCCAGGGCTATCCTATGCACGTTGCTTTCCTGGTTCGCCCTGCTTTAGATGGACAAGCGCTTCAACCTGCCTAG